From one Triticum urartu cultivar G1812 chromosome 3, Tu2.1, whole genome shotgun sequence genomic stretch:
- the LOC125547603 gene encoding uncharacterized protein LOC125547603 — protein MAGVECVCPGKRKAATFSGEEPSPTAKRTAGCSRGEEEIPAAKKMWRLPREEVDRIVDWPPYVPPALYRDLKRDNPSLLPSPEEEKDERTVLLYRYARELYEHLEEFAGFQARVRREYASKGFVEVDYDCVGAEAVAQRRVNQARGSVATSGAVHVLSSRTTPLIHLQALRWCHCHGTEARFLFQALVCCTDNLSSKIVCFYSSKLYALMWILGLVYFATAF, from the exons ATGGCCGGCGTCGAGTGTGTCTGCCCTGGCAAACGAAAGGCGGCGACTTTTTCCGGCGAGGAGCCTTCCCCGACGGCCAAGAGGACGGCCGGCTGTTCCCGAGGAGAGGAGGAGATTCCGGCGGCGAAGAAGATGTGGCGGCTGCCGCGGGAGGAGGTCGACCGGATCGTCGACTGGCCGCCGTACGTCCCTCCCGCCCTGTACCGAGACCTGAAGCGTGACAACCCGTCGCTTCTGCcgtcgccggaggaggagaagGACGAGCGCACGGTGCTCCTCTACCGGTACGCGCGCGAGTTGTACGAGCATTTGGAGGAGTTCGCCGGGTTCCAGGCCAGGGTCCGCCGCGAGTACGCCTCCAAAGGATTCGTGGAGGTCGACTACGACTGCGTCGGCGCCGAGGCCGTGGCGCAGAGGCGGGTCAACCAGGCACGCG GTTCTGTTGCAACGTCTGGAGCTGTGCATGTGCTATCTTCTCGCACGACTCCACTGATTCATCTCCAGGCCTTGCGATGGTGCCATTGCCATGGAACCGAGGCAAGGTTTCTGTTCCAAGCTCTAGTTTGCTGTACTGACAATTTGTCTTCCAAGATTGTTTGCTTTTATAGTTCGAAACTATATGCATTGATGTGGATATTGGGGCTTGTTTATTTTGCTACTGCTTTTTAG